The genomic region GATGCTGGTTGATGGAATCTTTCCATCAAactttaaattttattataatctTTTAGTGCTTGGTTCTAGTACAAGCAATTCATTTACAATATTTTGATTTTCACAATctaaaaattaaaatgcaaatgATTTTGGGTACGCATACATTATGGCTATAGATATTATTctgtcaattttttcattttttcatggaATTGGGAACTGTGATTAGGTTAACTGCAGTTTTTTCACTCTTCCAAAATACATAGATTTATTGGCTTACTTTTAACAGTTCTCTTTGAACAGATCAAACTCACATGTCAATTTCATGTTTATATATAGCCAACTGTTGCTGCAATAGAAGCAGGGAAAGACATAGCACTTGCTAATAAGGAGACTTTAATTGCTGGAGGCCCCTTTGTGTTGCCACTTGCacacaaacataaagtcaaaaTTCTACCTGCAGACTCTGAACATTCTGCCATATTTCAGGTAGTTACCATATTATTTTCTTCTGAATCTGAATGAATTCATGACATCTTGAATATGAACGGCAGACACTGACCAAACAATATTTGGAGTTCTCAGTTTTCATctttgaaaaatcatttttttaaattttgacctCACCTTCTTTGATTCAATAGTTGCTCTAATTTAAATGACAATTATAATATTTAACAGTATTGTAGCAATGTGAGATGCACATTTTCCTATGAAATACACCCACCCATATAATTTTGCAGACCTATTTTAAGACCTTAAAGATCATACCTGTATGTGTGCAGTGCATTCAAGGCTTGCCAGCAGGTGCTCTGCGACGTATCATTCTAACAGCTTCTGGAGGATCCTTTAGGTTTGTAAAAATTTACTCAGTTCAGCAAGTTTATGTGTGCTATATGCTTCTTTCAACATGCTCAAGAATAAGTACATAGATTATTCGCCTCATTAATTAAAATATGATTTGTATTTTTGGATCATGCCAAGTTCATTTTTGAAATGTCTAGTGCTATCCAGTTATCTGTCATGACATCATTTTCCCATTTGTGTCAATTCAAGTGATGCAATAAATTAGGAAGGAAACCTTTGTATCTCTATTATTATCTAGAGGAAAATATAGCCTTTTCCACTGTAACTGCATTGATAGAAATAGATATCTGAGGTTCAGGTCTTGTagtaatttcaacattttatcaatgtTACATTTAAGGTTTTCtccatttacaaatttatatagtTGATTATCCACGTGGATGGATATATGCTCTGGATGTTTCACTATGCTGTAAATATTAATGCTACCATGTTTGGTGATGCTTGCTACATTATATTTAAAGGGATAACATTCTGCCTTTTAATATGCATGCAATTTAGAATATATGATTTCTTTCAGCATTCCATGGGTATTAGCTTTCTCAAAAGAATAGTTAACATAAAACTTTGAAGAAAATGTTCATTTATGGCCCTTCTGATTTTAATTTTGTAGATGTcattattgatgattattgtagCGAAACATCTAATCTCAATGATCTGTAGTCTCAAACCAAATGCTTGGACCTTCAAGTTTTAGTGCTTTTACAATATTACAAGTTTAGATTGTCTGATCTCCTGTGCTCTAAAGGTTTATTACAAAGTTCCCATGTGCTCCCTGTGTCTTGTTCTGTGGTAGACATCAGATGCTCTTTATTTCTAATGTGATGAGGCATGATTTTATTATATTTACAAATGTCAAGAACAATGGCCAACCTTCTATTCTGTTTTTTCCTCTAGTTCCTCTTTGTTGTGTATTGTGCAATCCCTTGGATTCCTGTAGTCCTTTCTGGTTAGTAATCCTGCCAACTTCAGTTTGTATTTCATGCTAGTTTGCAAAGATCTTGGTGGTATTTCATATTCTTTTTCACTTGTAAACAATGGAGAGATTATCTGGTATTTCTAGGTTAGCTTGGCATTTATAGGTGGTTGTATATTGCCTTTTATAGTATTTTGAATTTTCCTTTTTCTCAGCTCTGAAAGCATCCGATTTGCATGTCTTAAAACTATACAGGTTTAGGATTTCACTAATCAAGAAATGCTAGTGGTTTTATATTAAAAGACAGAGATCCGCTATTTTTAATGTTTGGGCTATGAGTAAACTTAATCCATTATATGTGACATTAAGTTACATATTTTGATAAAAAATGTTACCCAAGACATTTCAGAAAGTGATTGTCACAGACTTGGACCTAAGGAAAATAGCTGATGATTAATTGGGTTCTTTTTTCATCAGAGATTTGCCGGTGGAGAAACTGAAGGATGTGAAAGTTGCAGATGCTCTTAAGCATCCTAACTGGAACATGGGGAAAAAGATAACAGTTGACTCTGCTACCCTGTTCAATAAGGTATAGCATAATTGCTTTGTTGTGATCCGTTACTATTGTATTTAGacgttttttctttcttttttattaagATGTTGCCTTCTGAAATGTGCACTTGTAATATGGAATATCTTATTTTCCCTAGGGTCTCGAGGTTATAGAAGCACACTATCTTTATGGAGCTGACTATGATGATATCAATATTGTAATTCACCCACAGTCAATAATTCATTCGATGATAGAAACACAGGTATGATAACAAATCTGCTCTTGTATAAGACTATATGTTTCATTTCCACTTATGTCATAAGTGTTTGATAGAATTGTACTTAATATCTATTATATCTGCTAGGATTCCTCTGTACTGGCTCAACTGGGATGGCCAGACATGCGATTGCCAATACTGTATACAATGTCGTGGCCTGAGAGAGTTCCATGTTCAGAGATTACTTGGCCTCGACTTGACCTTTGCAAGTATGTGTTTTAATATCAAGCTGGTTTGTTTCTGCACTTATTTTGAATAGTAATGGTTGCTTATTTGAAGCTGTTAGTGTAGCAATCATCATTAGCAATTGAGAATTATAGTCATTGTTGATTGAATCATCTGCTTAAATGGCTGCGATATAAAAATTAGATGCTTAGACTCTGAAATAAGCAAAAGATCATATGGTTTTATGCAGGTTGGGTTCATTAACGTTCAAAGCTCCAGACAATGTGAAGTATCCTTCCATGGATCTTGCTTATTCTGCTGGTCGAGCAGGTGGTACTATGACTGGTGTCCTTAGTGCAGCAAATGAGAAGGCTGTTGAGTTATTTATTAATGAAAGGTGCATTCCCTTCTTCAAGCATTTAAACTAGGATTATAAATCCCATACAATTTTAACAACATTACTAATGCTGTTGAGATTTTCATCTTTGGAGATTGTTACAGTAGTATTCTCAATCTACTTGGCATATGTTCAATGTTTAAGTATAATTTCTAAATGAACCGGTCTTTCTTTTATCTGGATCTAATATCTAGAAGAAATGTAAACTCATCACTCTAATAAATCAGCTTGCATATTTCCTATTGCCTGGCAGACAAGGGCATAAATAGTTGCAAATATTAACTGTAGGGACTACATGACTTGTACTTTTCATGTACATGACAACAGAGCAATTTTTTAAGGAGAAGCGGATTGAAATTGGATATATTTTCTAACATAATTACTTTTGTTTGTCTGCTAGAATTTCATATCTGGATATATTCAAAGTTGTTGAAAAGACATGTGACAAGCACAGAAATGAGCTAGTTCTCCAACCGTCATTGGAAGAGATCATACATTACGACCTGTGGGCTAGAGAGTATGCTGCATCCCTGGGGCAATCAAGTTTGGAGCCTGCTATGATTTGAGAATTTGGCCCAAAAGCCGAAAGGTTCCAAACAGGCTTGTAggaaagaaatttatttcactttCTCCCGGAGAATCACTGGCATAATTGCCTTATGTGAAATTTAGTAGGTTCTTTATCCTGTCATAGTTGATTTATCTTCTCTGGCACAGAATAGAATGAATAGCGCAATTCTGCAAATAAGTTGTAAGTGAATATTTTTGGTATCTTTTGTGCCAAAAGTTATAGAAGTAATTCAAGAATTTTCAGAAACCTTGCATTTGTGGTGTATGTAGTGTCTTGTGCAATTTGTTTTCAATATCATGCCTAACTCTCAGATGGTTAAAGAAATTATTAACATGATATCAGGCATAGCAATGGCAAGCGTTAGTTTACATGTCCATAAAATATCAGGAAGAATAATGGAAGTCTCTAGTTTGTGCCTCTATAAATTATTGAAGATCTGCTGCGTTTGCATGTAAACTGAAAGTTTGTGCAGTGATTGAAATTGTAAATTTTCTTGAGGAGATGGTCATCTCATATAAAAATGGCAGCAACTATGTTTCTTCAGAAACACTACCATTCTGTTATAATAATCTCTCATTGCATAATAGAACTCAAACGCCTCATTTAGATATCCAATCATTAAGTTGAGTATTACCAAAGCATCAACAATGTTTATGCTCCGAGTTCTAAGTTACCAGTCCTGGTATTGGCTTGGGTTCGAGATCGGCCAAAAAATTTTGGGGGGTTGGGTTTGTCCattcaaaaacatataaaaatcagaaAAGTTCAAAATACACCACACATAGCATCTTATATTATGTAAAAAACAAAACCACCATATTAATAGTCAAATATTAATCAAAATCGAATGTCGATATATATTTAaagtttaaaaataataatgtcaagtgtCAACAATCAACCATCATTGATCAAAAATcatatgggtcttcaaaaatattaTTATCCCCATCCATATTATAGATGATGTAGGTAGTGATAAATTAGAAGAACTACAAACAGTGCCAGACAcattggcattggcattggcaCTGACACTGACACTGACATGCTCACTAGTTGGCACATAGTCATCAGCAACATCAACTGCAGCAAAGTGGGTAGGGAAGCATCCAAGTCAGTATGCTTTGGGTCAATATACCACTTCCTTGTGTCAATATGCTTTTGTCGATATACCAACATTTTGTAGCTACTTTCTTTGTGTGCAAGGAGCGGCAAGTTTGAATGCACATGCACCAAATCTTCTACTATTTTGAGTGTAGTCGATTGCATTTTACCAAGTGGATGGAGCATGTGCTCCAATTCCTCTTAGATGCAAATGTACTAGCAAACTATTAAGACAAAAAAAGAGAGTTAAGAGACAAATTTTATTTAACTTAAAATCTAGGTTAC from Cryptomeria japonica chromosome 3, Sugi_1.0, whole genome shotgun sequence harbors:
- the LOC131032459 gene encoding 1-deoxy-D-xylulose 5-phosphate reductoisomerase, chloroplastic gives rise to the protein MALKMTSPSELVRSSMLNSTSGLASSDSKFNGQKLRSGLSFKSRTNKAYASSVRCSIQAPPPAWPGTALVDEDRKVWDGPKPFSVIGSTGSIGTQTLDIVAEHPDKFKVVALAAGSNVTLLSDQVRTFKPKLVSVRNASLAAELKDALSDFEPKPEIVFGEEGMIEVAQHPEAVSVVTGIVGCAGLKPTVAAIEAGKDIALANKETLIAGGPFVLPLAHKHKVKILPADSEHSAIFQCIQGLPAGALRRIILTASGGSFRDLPVEKLKDVKVADALKHPNWNMGKKITVDSATLFNKGLEVIEAHYLYGADYDDINIVIHPQSIIHSMIETQDSSVLAQLGWPDMRLPILYTMSWPERVPCSEITWPRLDLCKLGSLTFKAPDNVKYPSMDLAYSAGRAGGTMTGVLSAANEKAVELFINERISYLDIFKVVEKTCDKHRNELVLQPSLEEIIHYDLWAREYAASLGQSSLEPAMI